Genomic segment of Cyanobacteria bacterium GSL.Bin1:
TTCAACATCATCGCGCCCAGCGCTGGCGTGAGGCTGAGCAAAGTTACCGCCAGGTCTTAAAAGAGCAACCTCAACAGCTAGAGGCTTTATACGGCTTAGGGCTATTGGGTCAACAGACCGGTCAGTTCCAGGCAGCAGAAGAATTTCTTAGCAAAGCCGTAGCAGTCCAACCTAAATTTCTTAAGGGGTGGTTTGCTTTAGGCAATCTGCATCAAGCGCGAGGCCAATTGCCAGAAGCCGAGACAGCTTACCGACAAGCGATTGTCCTCAAACCGGATTTAGCGCCGCTTTATAATAATTTGGGCTATACGCTACAACAACAAGGCCAGTTTGACGAGGCGATCGCGTGCTATCAGAAAGCACTAGAAATTCAGCCCAACTGCACTGAAGCTGATGTTAATTGGGGGAATGCCCTCTATGCCCAAGGAAAACTCTCTCCAGAAAAGCAACGCCACTACGCCCAATTTAATTACAAGTTGGGTTTAATGCGGGAGAAAGCCGGAGATGGGCAGACAGCTGAAGTTTACTATCAGCAGGCGATTGCCATGCAACCAGACTTGGCAAACACTCATGAGCAGTCAAAAAATACTCTCACTGAACCAACAAGTCTTTTATCTTTTGATATTTTTGATACGCTAATCACCCGTTTTTGTATCGATCCTGACGAAATTTTTTTTCAAGTTGAACGCTTAACTCGTTTTGAAAATTTTGCCTATTACCGAAAGAAAGCAGAGGATTATCTTCTAAGAAACACCGAAAATTATGATTTAGAGGACATATACCTGAAATTGGCGGCAGAGCTAAATCTGAATAGATGCGATCTTGAACATCTAAAAGATGCAGAAGTTGAAGCAGAAATTCAAAATGTCATTGGGATTAAAGAAAATTTGGAGCAAGTTAAAGATGGGGATTTGCTGATATCTGACATGTATCTGCCAGAAAATGTACTTCGGCAAATGCTGCATAAAGCCGGTTTAGAAAAGCAAGTTAACCTCTATGTAACTGCCAAAGGAAAGCATAACGGTACAGCCTGGCGCGAAATTACTGATGCTATGAAGATTGGCCGACACCTTGGCGATAATCTTCATTCAGACGTGCAGATGGCTCAAAGATATGGAATTAAAGCCAATTTGTATCAGGCTGCTCAACCCTCGCCGGTTGAAAAGGCGCTGCATGAAATTGGTGCCAAGAATCTAGCAAAAGTCATCAGGAAAATTCGTTTAGTTAATCACTTCAAAGACCCTTTGCAGCAGAATTTTTATCAGTGTTTCGTTCAAGGCAATCTGGTTATTTTAGTTGCATTCTCTGTCTTTTTATTACGAATCGCCCAACAAAATAAACTTGAACAATATTTATTCTCAAGTCGAGATTGTTACCATTTACATAAGATTTTTCGTCAAATTGTTAGCAATTCTGATTTTTTTGTCGATTGTACGTATTTCTTTACTAGCCGTTTAGCCCGCGTAAAATGTAGCGAAGATTACCTCAGTTATCTATTAGATCTTGTAACGAAAAAAAGAAATTCTGCAATTGTGGATTTGGGAGGTACGGGATTTTCTTTATCTTATCTATTCCAAAAAATTAGTCAAGATTTTTCTTTACCCATTGTCTTTTTTCATCACACGGATATCAGCCGAGTTCAAGCAATCTATCAAGATAATAAACTAAATGACACCATATTTTCCCTGATTCCTCGTGGACCTCAAAATCTAAATATTGATGCTCTCGAAACTTTAAATTATATTAAGCAGCCCATGATTAAAGATGTTATCCAACAGGGCGAGAATGAATATGTACCTGTTTTTTGCTCAAATTCGATCCCATTCAAAATTTCTAAACTCATTGATTGTACGGAAGAAATTATTGATCATTTCTCCAATCATCTTAACCCGGAAGTTGTTGACGAAATCCTTCATCAGGTGGACTGGGAAAACTTTACACGTTTATCTCTTGTAATTTATCAACAACTTTCCTTAAATAAAGACCTTTTATCATCTTTCATGTATTTTCATGATAAAGAAAATAAAAGGGTTGAGGCTGAATTATCTGCAATGTTGACGCAGGAGCGTTAGTGAAGAAAAAAAAATTGCTATGAATTGATCTCTAGTAAAAATATTGCAAAAATGGCAATATTTTAGAACGGAAAGACGATATAGTTAAATCATTAAAAAAACTTTTTCAAGATATTTTGATACTATAGATGTTGACGATGAGAATTGCTGATCTTTAGCAATTCAGTTGTAATTTACTTGTAGTTTAATCGCCAAAGAAGGTTCCAGCAATGTTCATCACTGATTTGTCCTACCTCGAAACTATCTCGGCAAACGAGTCGCTCTTAGGGGGAAATTCTTTATTACAAATAACTTCTTATGCAGATGCAGAAGGGGAGGATACTTACACTTTAGCTAATGCAAATACTGATCTTAAAAAGGTAGGCAATGGTCAAGTAACAAT
This window contains:
- a CDS encoding tetratricopeptide repeat protein; translated protein: MTANSSTLLLAIQHHRAQRWREAEQSYRQVLKEQPQQLEALYGLGLLGQQTGQFQAAEEFLSKAVAVQPKFLKGWFALGNLHQARGQLPEAETAYRQAIVLKPDLAPLYNNLGYTLQQQGQFDEAIACYQKALEIQPNCTEADVNWGNALYAQGKLSPEKQRHYAQFNYKLGLMREKAGDGQTAEVYYQQAIAMQPDLANTHEQSKNTLTEPTSLLSFDIFDTLITRFCIDPDEIFFQVERLTRFENFAYYRKKAEDYLLRNTENYDLEDIYLKLAAELNLNRCDLEHLKDAEVEAEIQNVIGIKENLEQVKDGDLLISDMYLPENVLRQMLHKAGLEKQVNLYVTAKGKHNGTAWREITDAMKIGRHLGDNLHSDVQMAQRYGIKANLYQAAQPSPVEKALHEIGAKNLAKVIRKIRLVNHFKDPLQQNFYQCFVQGNLVILVAFSVFLLRIAQQNKLEQYLFSSRDCYHLHKIFRQIVSNSDFFVDCTYFFTSRLARVKCSEDYLSYLLDLVTKKRNSAIVDLGGTGFSLSYLFQKISQDFSLPIVFFHHTDISRVQAIYQDNKLNDTIFSLIPRGPQNLNIDALETLNYIKQPMIKDVIQQGENEYVPVFCSNSIPFKISKLIDCTEEIIDHFSNHLNPEVVDEILHQVDWENFTRLSLVIYQQLSLNKDLLSSFMYFHDKENKRVEAELSAMLTQER